Below is a genomic region from Lepidochelys kempii isolate rLepKem1 chromosome 5, rLepKem1.hap2, whole genome shotgun sequence.
CTCTGAAATTGGTATAACCCCTTCTTCATTTCCTATAAATTCACTGGTTCAACTGAACTCAAGCAAAGGAAATAAGTGCCATTTCCATTTCATCTTGTCAGAAAGTCACCTATGCCTTGTCATTCGATCAGAATTTGTGACAGAAGGAATCTATTTGTTTTCCTGGGCAACTATTTCCCAATCTCACTCATCAAAATTAGTCTTAATAAAGAGTCAACCATAGGAGATAAATTCCTTCCCACTACACATGACCTATCAGTAGAACTGCATAATGAGAAGCATGACTCTATAAAACCTCTTTTTCCTTCCAAGTTACTGAAGGCTTAGGTACTGATCAGATTTAAAAGTAGAATCCTTCCAGCGCAACTTGGATGTAGAATGAGAAACATTTTCAAGTTGTGAAGTAATCTGGGGGGAAATCCAAACCTTTCCAAGCTTtactggtttatttaaaaaaaacccaaacccttatGATCTGGCTCTTCATGCAAGGAAAAGGAGTTCTGAAAAATATGCTAATAATCATTtttaaagacacacacacacacacacacttccgaGGTGAGCATGTGCTCCAGCTAAACAGAAATTACTGCCCAAACTGCTGACACAAAATAAGTTTTAAGGGAGACAAAATAGGAAAGATTCTACTCTTTTGCCACAGCAAACAGGTTGTTCTTGTTTAGTGATTGCCAGTTCTCAGCCTCAGAGTGACATTCTAAAGGAACTAATTTTATTAAGCAAAGAGAAAAGTGTTATGTTTATATAAAGATGGTTCATCACTTTTTCAAACTGGGCCCACTCCTGCAAATCCTGACTTGAGtggtcccattggtttcagtgcgACCATCTGTGGGAGtaagggaggggctgcagggtcagCTCCACTAGGAGGACAAAAGCACAATGCAGACGTCTGTTGTTTGTCtgaaaaaattataataaaaacaaacataaaaggaATTCCATCCCACCGAAAGGGTTTcctgcaacacacacaaaaatatttcaagGAAGTCATTGGTATATAAAACAATGGATTTTTACAGCTCAGATCAAGGCTATAAAAATCTAACGtgcaaaactaaaataaaataaaatgtataactAGATAACTAGAAGTATTATCCAGTGTTGCACAGATTTGTACTGAAAACTTGCAAGTTActctttggaaaaaataaccagTGGCAGATGAAGTTCTGaaggtgtttttttctttaaatataataCCTCAATACATTTAATAATAAAAGTAAGCTCTACAAAAGATCTCTGTTTTACATATAATACAAAATGCAGAGGTCAGTGTAACCCACTTGGCCacactttctttatttttttttcagtcatgtATTAGGAAGACTTGAAATTAGAAAATTATGCAATTTCCACAGCTCATCTTCCTACAGGTAACAGATTCATGTTGTGTCCCATTATTCATGTGCATTTGTTTTCCATTAGGAACCTCAGTTCATTCTCTGGCTGTTTTCTTAAAACTCTGATGATGAACGTTACTCAATGCCTTGCttgtaaaataaaagcaaaacaaaacagaacacccaATGCACACCAGCCTTTTGCTGGTAGGCTATATTCCTCTGAAACCACTTTAGAGACCTGATTTCTTTAATCAAATCTGCCAAATGGAGATCTTATTAAGATGCTGTTCATGGATGTTTTCCCCTTTGCTCTCTGATGCCATGGAGGTGAAATTGTGGTTACAATATTCCTGAGTGCCAAACTGAGTAATTAAGGTCAGTTTTGATCAACAAACGTCCTGGCAGGTGACAGTGAGGTGTGACCGTGGTTGTGGCATGTGACGTGCACTTTGGAAAccattttctaattaaaaaaaaaaagagagagagagacaaagagacagagagaaagaaactgAGTCTTCACACTGTTACGTGTCAGGAGAATGATCTTCCTCTAGCACGCAAGGTTCTGTGTGGCTCTCCTCCCCTTCTACTTCTTCGCCTACTTGCTCGTCAAGGGGAATTTCAGTGGATTCTGAGTCCTGGGTGCAAAGAGTCTTGGAGTCACTGAAGCTGGTGTCTTCTTCCACTTGACTTCCACTGTCCTTTTCAGTGTCTGATTCACCATCTTCCTCCAGTGTTAGttcaaactggaatttttcagtcTGGCCCTGCCGACCCTCTTCCTGGTCATCCGGTGCAGGAGAAGGGCTCTGAGGGATTGTGCTCTGGTACCATTCTCGATTGTCCTCCAGGGTGTCCAAGATATCCTGGGCATCAGGGTGAACAAGATCTGCCCAGGTCTCCCAAAGAGGATGAACAATGTAGTCTATAAACCCCACCTGTTCCAAGTAATGTCACAATACAAAATTAGGATGAGTACCTTATTCCCAAGAAAAAATGCACATATAGGttataaaacaaaatagaaattCTTGATGACAGCACAGAGGATCCTGATGTTCATTCCTTCCCAGACGAACCGAGTACAATGTCTGAGCACACTATTGTCAGAAACAGGCATGCTGGATACCCTATCTTTAAGAAGGCTGAAAAGAAGCCGTGTTATTCTATGTGGAAAATGGGCTTTTATAGCATTCTCAACAGATTGCAGTGCTCAAGGCTGAGTCCTTAGCTTTTTATCTCGTATTAATGGGAGATGGATATTGGaaagggtttatttttaaacctaATTCCCAACAACTCATTCTTATCTCTTGAGCTGAACTGCTATTTTACATATGATTGTGCTATTAAAGGGAAGCTTAATGAAAAGATGTAATGTATTCCTCCTTATAGCACATCCTACGTGACAGAACAATGCCATAATGGAGCTTTTTGGCCcaaacacagctatttttaatggTAGGAAATCTCAACTCCTCTTAAAAGCTGTATtaattaaaaggggaaaaaaatccaacaacaTACATCCAGAAACccatgcaaataaaacaaatcaagTGGCTAAGATCCAAGTTTATCTATTAGAATGTATTGGCATGTTATCTCATTAATTATTCAAATAGATTACCTGTGATTTCTCTACAGATGCATTGTGCTTATCACACATGGGACTTATCTCCATGCCCCTCTCTCTTTCCCGGTCTCCTTGACGAAAGAACTCTTCCATTATTCTGTCGGTCCACTGGCGGTAGAGCTGGAGTGGCTTGGTTGGATTGCTTAGATCTGCACAGTGCACCATATTCTGTAAAACCTAAAATGGACAAACATATATTATCTACTGAGCACCTCCTGCATTATTAACACTAGAGACGAAAGGCTCTTTATTCCATTTACACATTTGGTGGCTGTGAAACAGAATCTTGAAAATACAGGTAGCACAGCATTTATTCTGTACAGCAAAAGCTGGATGTGCCTATGTGTGTTTTTCACACTTGCATTAATAGCCAAAAATTATCTCACTTCTACAGCTTCTGTCTATATTAAGAGGTAGAAAATGTTTAAGTGCAAGACTGCTCAGGTTCAAAGATGCTTAGAAGTTAGGTCATAGCAAATTAAACCCAGAAAAAGTATTTTCCTTCCTCAAAGCTCAACCAAAGAACTGGTCAATGCCCAACAGAATGTGATACTGAAGTCAAATATGGCACTTGTGGCTAATGGACACATTTGAAAGGACAGGGAGAGCGTAATGAGGTGAGAATGGGGACAGAATTAAATGAGACGAACACCCACGTAGGACTGGGGAGACAAACCTAGTAAATGTAGGCTAGTGACTATTTTTCAGCATGGATGATCTTACCTGAATTCTGTCTGAATAATTATCAAGAAGTAGAACTCCAGAACTAGTCACTTTCTTGGTTTCAACCATAGTTTTCAAATCAGCCAACAGATTCATATGTTTAGACATGTCTGTTGCAAGTACCTTGAAGGTGAAGTCAAAGTATTAGTAACTAAAATAATTGAATGAGTTTTTTTCAATATTTGAATATGACAGCCCCCAAATCACAGAGAGATACAGgtttatgttgttgtttttttggcgGAAGGTATGGGGGAAACCATGATCTACACATATGACCATATACATTTTTTTCCTAACTAGGGTTCACCGTGCCGTAAAGGCTATTGGTTGTGCCAGCCTTTAGTTTTAATTCAAAAGAACTCCAACATACATGCTTTATACATAATGCAATTTTCACTGCATTGCCTGCATTTTGTGCCTGAGTGTATCTAATGTACCAGAAAACTACCTAAGGTTTGTTTTGTTAATTCAATCTGAATGAATTAGAAGTGGGAAATTCAAGCTGAAACTCACAATGTCAATAACCATTTTCCTCAGTGATTGTCTTTGTTTTTTGGTCAGATTCTGGAAAATGTCACAATTCTCTTCCTGTAGCAACTTGAAACCCACAGCTAAATGATGGTTCTCCAATACCGATGAGTCATTGTACATCAAGGCAAGTTCAGAGTCTGCAAGACAGTCATGAGGCAGAATGTTAACAAAGCTTGTGTTTCCCCCCAGGttattttttgatttttcagattcCCAAGACAGCTTCCTTGGGACATATTCCTCTAATATTTAGAACAGTCCTTCTCTTCATCGCTGCAGGTCAAACTAACCCCTTCCTAGATTTACCATTTGGAATCTAAGGAGATGGTAACATAGAAAAGTGAGTTCATAATGTTTGTAACAGGATTTAGAGATACACTTTTGTTCCTTCTATCTTTTAACTATCTGTATTGGCTTACACAGGAAACGAGTATTGTTTCCTGTGTAAACCAAGTAACTCAGAGACTATAGGAACTGATGAAGTAAACCTAAAACCCCAGAAAACCCTAACAAACTGAGGCAAAGGAGTATGGGGAACAAGCATAAAGAATCAGATCAGTACTTTCAGAACCCCTCCCACATGTGCACCAAATCAGATGGAAAATATGGCACACACACCTTATAGCACAATATTATTTAAGTTAAATTGCATCGGCCTACAACTCAGAGCCAGGAAAACAAAGCTAAGGATTTGCCCTGGTTTAGGCATGTAGCAAACAGCTTGATTTTCCATTTATGCACTTCAACAATCTCAGGCACTCTGAGGAGTAAACGGGGCATTAGTATATGAAAACAGCATGTTTTGGGAGGAGGGTGACAGGATAATACCAGTAGTGTTTCTCAATATTCTATTGGAGAGCCATATGGCTTGAAAGCCCTAAGCAGTGACCTGGCCCAATGACTGAATTGCATGCAACGCACTAATAGTGACAGAATGTTGTCTTTTCAAATGTGAGTATTCTTAATGCAGTCTATATTGCAGTGAAAATAAAGGGGCTCATGTACCCTCTTAGCAACATCCTGGAACAACTTGTACTTAGATATATGCAAAAGTCTGCATGCATCTACTTAGGCCGACTAACCAGCCTACTTTGAAAATGAAGAGCATATTTTATTCCATTTACGCAGGAACACAGCTAGATTTTATACACACAACCAGTTTACATGCCTTTGAGTATATGGCCTAAAACGATTGCATTATTGAAAAAGAATACTTTGTATGCAATCACACTTGTCATTTATTGACATTAATTTCTGTTTATTAGTTTCTGTATCCTAAATCTAGCTGTGCATCAGTCTATTCTACTCTTTGTCCTCGTTATCTTCTTTTATAGACACGGTAGTCTAAAATTCCTTCAGCTCACTGGGGTTGCACATGAAGGCTCTTGTGTTCAGATTTCAGGAGCCTCATTACGTATTCTCCTGCTGTCTCACTCTGCTGTACCGAACACGTGAATCTTGTGATTCAGGAAATCCTTCCTCTACCTTTCTTTGCCTTGAAGGCAGAAAAGCCATAATAGCAGAGAAGAAAAAGACCTTGTTTGTCAACCAACAGCCCTTTCATCTTTCACAGAAAATTCTGTAAGCATGTTTATTTGCTATTTTTCCAAGAAGGAAAGTGGAAAATTGTAGGAAAAACAGCCTTTCTGGAGGCCAAGGCCGAAAGGAGTGCTCAACACTACTGTTACTCAGAAAGGCTGGCCCTATGGGTGGTTTGattttgttaatatttgtaaTTGCTGTGGAAGAAGGAAAAGTACCCACATGTTATTCAATATAACAATCTTGTTAGCAGCTCCTGGTATGTTTGTGAGAAAAGACTGAAGAAAACTGTATGGCTTTATATAGTTGCTCTCCCTCAGGGGTTATGATTGAGGGGGAGCACCTTAATTCCCACAGGTCCAAGGGACCTTTGCCAAAGAGGCTGGCCATGGGGTGCAGAGAGTCTGTGTCTCCTCTCAGTGCCCTAGCCACATCCCTCCTGGTCAGTGGGAGACCTCTTGGGTCCCATAAATCAGTATATATACTCTTAGATGAACTGTCTTCTGTTTGGGGGAGTGTCTTTGTCCCCGGGGATGGTGATGCATTTTCTACTGTTTTTCTCTAACCCTTTTAAAGTTTGAGTCCCCACTGAATTTAATACTTGTGAAAAGAGCTCTAGTGAGAGCCTTTCTGGAGACTGGCattctctgtttatccacagagtGAATAAAACACATGTAGTGACAGTACAGACTTCTATACGGTGCCATGGCAATGCACCTCCAACCTAACTGGCAGGGAACACTATCCTGGGGGGGAGACAGTGTTGTGCAGTCTCCATTGCCCTGAAATCCTTGGCCTCTCTTTAGCC
It encodes:
- the PDE4D gene encoding 3',5'-cyclic-AMP phosphodiesterase 4D isoform X8 — encoded protein: MPEANYLLSVSWGYIKFKRMLNRELTHLSEMSRSGNQVSEYISNTFLDKQHEVEIPSPTQKEKEKKKRPMSQISGVKKLMHSSSLTNSSIPKFGVKTEQEDVLAKELEDVNKWGLHVFKIAELSGNRPLTVIMHTIFQERDLLKTFKIPADTLITYLMTLEDHYHADVAYHNNIHAADVVQSTHVLLSTPALEAVFTDLEILAAIFASAIHDVDHPGVSNQFLINTNSELALMYNDSSVLENHHLAVGFKLLQEENCDIFQNLTKKQRQSLRKMVIDIVLATDMSKHMNLLADLKTMVETKKVTSSGVLLLDNYSDRIQVLQNMVHCADLSNPTKPLQLYRQWTDRIMEEFFRQGDRERERGMEISPMCDKHNASVEKSQVGFIDYIVHPLWETWADLVHPDAQDILDTLEDNREWYQSTIPQSPSPAPDDQEEGRQGQTEKFQFELTLEEDGESDTEKDSGSQVEEDTSFSDSKTLCTQDSESTEIPLDEQVGEEVEGEESHTEPCVLEEDHSPDT